The following proteins are co-located in the Sphaeramia orbicularis chromosome 24, fSphaOr1.1, whole genome shotgun sequence genome:
- the znf513a gene encoding zinc finger protein 513a — MPRKKQQNPQPVKLDSEDGVAIETPGNLNLDTDFLLGQELEFGDPDHEHKILGLEKFSDVAAEIGFAVYPLGDEESPAYSQLSMESETDNSRSTTDNGREDEGRAAQSEHSFPPYLSCRGCGQLRDEPLGPGIDLVGPYCLRCCKASREAKSTDFCSAFGGISGIRSGSHSQIDSEAVRNGMGDKALTVEDKSAKLHSCHLCGFSSRYANHVKRHMKTHNGEKPFNCPLCTYASAQLVNLQRHLRIHTGEKPYKCDSCSFACSSLGNLKRHQRMHVPSAGAGQDPPPRPASGQTNLKRHVTGQRHNEEEPGASAKVLQVARPTSNLSLGAQNSDYLSAFDGLKGASPPPIPASNPAPGHQPPPLLENTSSSSSSGRSTRGGVADGALPPSLFPYTCRLCGIVLEDEDGSSAQICAKCTLEMLTKDSMSSPNSPGERSDKVYTCAACPFLTHYPNHLARHMKTHSGEKPYKCPQCDYASAHFDNLKRHHRVHTGEKPYKCHLCDYACGNLANLKRHQRVHSGAKPFQCAVCSYSCNQSMNLKRHMLRHTGEKPYKCQECGYTTGHWDNYKRHQKKHGLATDNWVKVPMSSNEQEEVGKGMGAAASVQSNRKEAGVDMQYMPRENQTIHSCYKLEIV, encoded by the exons ATgcccagaaaaaaacaacagaatccaCAGCCAGTCAAGT TGGATTCTGAAGATGGTGTAGCAATTGAAACTCCAGGAAACCTCAACTTAGACACAGATTTTCTTCTAGGACAAGAGCTTGAATTTGGTGATCCTGATCATGAACACAAGATTTTAGGCTTGGAAAAGTTTTCAG ACGTCGCTGCTGAGATTGGTTTCGCTGTGTATCCTCTGGGTGATGAAGAGAGCCCTGCTTACAGCCAGCTCAGCATGGAAAGTGAAACGGATAACTCACGTAGCACAACTGACAATGGAAGGGAAGACGAGGGCAGAGCTGCCCAGTCGGAGCACAGTTTTCCCCCCTACCTGTCCTGCAGGGGCTGCGGCCAGCTCCGTGATGAACCTCTGGGACCTGGCATAGACCTTGTTGGTCCATACTGCCTTAGGTGCTGCAAAGCCTCCAGGGAAGCCAAAAGTACAGACTTCTGCTCAGCTTTTGGAGGCATCAGCGGTATTCGCTCAGGTTCTCATTCACAAATTGATAGTGAAGCAGTGAGAAACGGGATGGGTGACAAAGCACTGACAGTGGAGGACAAATCTGCCAAACTGCACTCGTGTCACCTCTGTGGCTTCTCCTCACGCTACGCCAACCATGTGAAGcgtcacatgaaaacacacaacgGGGAGAAGCCCTTTAACTGCCCGTTGTGCACATATGCCTCAGCCCAGCTGGTGAACCTGCAGAGACACCTGCGCATACACACTGGGGAAAAACCGTACAAATGTGACAGCTGCAGCTTTGCCTGCAGTTCCCTTGGCAACCTAAAGAGGCATCAGCGTATGCATGTGCCCTCCGCGGGGGCAGGACAGGACCCTCCGCCTCGACCTGCCAGTGGGCAAACTAACCTCAAGAGGCATGTGACAGGACAAAGGCACAATGAGGAAGAGCCTGGTGCTTCAGCCAAGG ttttgcaGGTGGCACGACCCACTTCAAATCTGAGTTTAGGAGCCCAGAACAGTGACTACCTGTCAGCTTTTGATGGGTTAAAGGGGGCATCCCCCCCACCCATTCCCGCCTCCAATCCAGCTCCTGGACATCAGCCTCCACCTTTACTGGAGAACacaagtagcagcagcagcagtggcaggTCGACCAGAGGGGGTGTAGCAGATGGCGCTCTGCCCCCTTCACTTTTCCCTTATACTTGCCGGTTGTGTGGTATTGTCCTGGAGGACGAGGACGGCTCCTCAGCTCAAATATGTGCCAAGTGTACCCTTGAAATGCTGACTAAAGACTCGATGTCTTCTCCTAACAGCCCCGGTGAGCGGAGTGACAAGGTGTATACCTGCGCAGCCTGCCCTTTCCTTACACACTACCCCAATCACTTGGCACGGCACATGAAAACTCACAGCGGTGAGAAACCATACAAGTGCCCACAGTGCGACTATGCCTCAGCGCACTTCGACAACCTCAAACGCCACCACAGAGTGCACACTGGTGAGAAACCCTACAAGTGCCATTTGTGCGATTATGCCTGTGGAAACTTAGCCAACCTGAAGCGCCACCAACGGGTGCACTCAGGCGCCAAGCCCTTTCAGTGCGCTGTGTGCAGTTACAGCTGCAACCAGAGCATGAACCTGAAGCGGCACATGCTTCGGCACACGGGAGAGAAGCCGTATAAATGTCAGGAGTGCGGCTACACCACCGGGCACTGGGACAATTACAAACGACATCAGAAGAAACACGGCCTGGCCACAGACAACTGGGTCAAAGTTCCAATGAGCAGTAACGAACAGGAGGAAGTAGGAAAAGGGATGGGAGCTGCAGCCAGTGTTCAGAGTAACAGAAAAGAAGCAGGGGTCGATATGCAGTATATGCCGAGGGAAAATCAGACAATACACTCGTGCTACAAACTTGAGATTGTATAA